The window TGTAAGATATATTGCTTTCTGGGGGATTATTAATTCCTCCCACGTGATTTAGTCTTAAGCTTCTATCAGAAGGAATCGTGTTGGATATGGATAGTTTTAATCGGCTAAACATGGCAAGTTCAGGGTTTTGGAAggttaaaatatattacaaagTGGTAAaattaggaaataaaaaatatctaattattattattattgattggGCTGAGATTTGGGAATcaaagtatttaatttttttttgaggtatTGATTCCTAGCCAAAACgtcattaaagaaaaataatgctAGGATTTTACAGTAGCAGTATTTTTCTACCttcctttttatcttcttttccttttgaaatCAGGATTTATTTTACTGGGTTTCCTTGTCTGAAAAGGGAAGCCAGAGCCGGAGAACGGTTAAACAGTTGCCCATGTAATAACGGCTATTTTGGACAGCTTGCTCTTGCAATTCCGAATTCAAAACAGACATGGATTGATTCCTTGAACCGTCTGGTAAGAACCCTATTCTATATAAAATCCTACCTTAACCCCGACAGTTTCTCACTATCTACCACATAAATATTTTCCTCAACTCGAGCAATAAGCTCAGGCAAAATCATGAAGCCCTCAAAATATTCTCTCAGTTCTTGTGAATTTTCTGCCAAAGAAATCACGGTAGAGTTCATCATTGTCAAGGAATCATGCGACGGCTCCTCGCCGGTCAAATCTAGACAGTCATTCCCGGTAAAGCGCGGGGAATTGGTGTGGGATCGTTTGAAAGAACGCACATACAGGCGTTTGCTCAGGAGCACAGGCATCAGGTTATCTCCGACGGTAAAAGCTGACCTAATTGAACTCGTATCCCGCGTTGCCTATTCGTTGCCTAGTCACGCTGACCATATATTTGTGTGCATTATTACCTCCGAACCAAGCCATTATGCCAAGTTTAATGTCGTGACTGGAATTCATGTTGATGAAGATAAGGAGGTTTCCTGGGATACTGTGGAAAACCCTCTTCTTCATGTGTTACAAGCCTGCAAACCACCTATCCCATGCTTGAAGAAGGTGAAGATTGACGAGGATAATGTGGGTTCTAATGAAGCCTTGTGCTGTGCAATTTGCTTACAGGACTTCTCTGCTGCGTCTGAAGCTGCTACTACCACCTGCTCTCATGTCTATCATCCTCATTGCATTGTCAAGTGGTTGCTGAAGAGTACTACGTGCCCTATGTGTCGCTCGAAGCTGCCTACGGGCTGATTCTTTTTTCACTCGTTAGGGACCCAGATATGTCTTAGGATTGATAGCTTATTTTCTGTTCAATTTAGGATTAACTGTCAGTGTTACGATCTTGATCGTCTTCACTTGGATGGTCTTGACGCCAgtttttttgctgttttattATCAGTGCAATGTGGTTCTTAACTTTTGAGCTTAAGGAGTTAATTTCTGATTGTATTAAGGCTGTGCTCATTTTTACTACTAGAGTTGTCTTGCTCCTCCTTTTCGTCTTTGTATATACTACCTATCCGAAGGGCCACGAGACGAGCTCTATGACAAGGTCTCCAGGATCAATCTTAGATTATTCTTGCTTTtcgtttaatattaaaatattatattttattattttttaaatgttatttttaacattaaaaatcaaaatttaataaaacattacTTCAACTGCTGCGTTAAGCGGTTgcttaaaattcaattcaattacaTAAATCATAGATTTTATATACTTGTGCTGATGCATAATGTTtgtcataaattgtttttacttttattttttaaaaatatttttttagaaaaatataaaaaatataaagaaatgcaTTTTCAGTAAACTTTAtccaatttttcaaaacttagctattttctaaaaaaatatatatttttgcatgttttaatttagttttgagcaaatagaaaagaagaagaagaagaagatttgtgaaagtataaagtgaaaaataaaaataaaaataaaaatgaagagtaaaaagaatattagaaaataaaataaaattaagagctAGAATATATTTGTGAAAGTCACGACAACTTAGAATGTTGTGTTTCTGAAACgctacattaattaaaatttaaactcagATCGAAGAACATATAGAGTAGACATAAACACAACCTCTCTTGACCAAATGACCGACACCCTCACTATCTCTCTAAAAAACCAACTAAACACtttcattttacttttaaaataaccaaaaatcaAACTCATCCTAGTCTAAAAGCATCATTGAATGTTTTGTGTGCAAAATCAAAAGTTCTCTTTGTTGTCGCCACCaccccaacttttttttttacaaacaagGTAAATATACTACATTGTTATGAATTTATGGTTTATGATGAGTTTAAGGTTTCTTGAATTAATATGGAATTTGTTAAGAATATCATCAATTAGGGTTAATTTGATATAgttgaacatgaaaataagttaaattaagtATTAAATAACAACTTCAATTAATTATGCGTTgcatttaattgatattaagtTGTCGAATTAGAGATTTTGTGTGTATTGTTGGAATaagctaaaaatataattaactacGCTTGATGATTTCATGAACAAGAGCATGAATGCGGTAGAATTATgatgatttatatgtttaattaaattattgataagttgatcaatttagtattttctttgaattatattaattttctattaatttgGGTTTGATCTAATGAAATTAAGcatgaaaatatcaaatagATTTCATATCATGAATTATGTCTAAATTATAGTGAATTTGCAACATTAAATTTTGgaaatttgattatatttgatatgaattttttcaattagtGTTAGGATAATATAATTTAGTTATAATTACGTTCAATTGACCAGaatccaatttatttattttttacataatgtCTTATAACATATTTATGTTATGTCATTAGAGTAACACTATTATTTATGATATgaacaataatatcatataaaatgGTGGAACAATTTGTAGTTAAATGGTAATTTAGACATGTCAtatgcataaataaaagaaaccaTTTGTTATGGATTTGGAtggaattataatgatattaatgttaaaatagcTTGGAGGTGTTAGATTGATGAATATTAGTATTATTCACAGGGCTATAGGAAGATATGTGCTTTTAATTTATCCAACGCTCCCAGATAATTTTGACATCATCCCCGGATATAGCTAGGGATCTGTTGTTTTGACATGCTTGTACAAACATCTATGTCTTGCATGCATGAAAAGGGACAAACAAATTATGGGATATTTGTTACTTCTACATGTATGAatttagcttcataatttttttgggtttgcctTTTATGGTTCAGTCCGATCTCAACATCCGATAGTGACATAGAGGATAGGGCGGCGTGTGTAATGAAATTTGCggcattgaatttttttttctcctccccctttttctctctcttctctccttGAAATCCATGTTGGGTTAGCCAAAATTTAGAGTTTTCCtcccttttatttcttcttttaattgtagtcatttttcttttgattagcctttatttgttttggatttgtttttcgattttttttaatttcatcattttcatttaaatttatttaatttttatattaaatatgatactcttcttttgatttttttaattattttcttgatttttttcttcaattttatccctcaacattttattttattttatttattttatctctcaacattttattttattcattttttattcaattttagtccttgttcttttaattgtcttttttttaatcatttttattttattttatggagtTATCTTAGGTTGTGGGTTAGTCAAGTTTAACCTAAATTGTTTAAgattttctttaatgttttttcaatttcatcatttgatattagaTTATTGGGTCTTGATCTTTTCCGATTGTTTatgcttttcctttttattaggttattctgGGTAGCGAGTTAATAAAGTTAACATGGGGtaactcaagttttttcaatggttttttttatatttaacttcaatccttatttttagtcgtttttaaaaaaaagttaatttttttttatcctgatctcatgtcGCGAGTAGCAAGTTAGttgagttaacccgagttgactcaggtttttttcttcaatgttttttttttaaaaaatttataatttgaaattagATTATTGTGCTttaagttttgtgattttttctgttttctattCTACAAATTATTCTGATATAATATCTTACATGTTAGTCAAGATAACTCGAATTGACTCAAATTATCACcgcttgaatattttttttttacattaattaaaatttgattcaaaCCCTAATGTAGtgcgaaaaaaaaaaagttccagTATTCAACCCAAAGTAATTTGATATTGGCCCAGAGAGCCTAGATACATGGGAGAAAATGGGTGACCATATGGATATCACGCAACGTTGAGAACTACTTTCCATATTACATTGTAAAATGATTGGTTTTTGCGGCTATTAAGTCTGGactttatttttacataaaaaaaaattttgaattaaaaataaaataattaacattgctatttaatttattttcacagatattttaataatatataaatttaatttttattttaaatataacaaattataaaaaattatgaattcaatttaaattactgcggaattgaattcaatggacaaaaataaacaaagacgATTTAGCTAAAACCCCAAAGAAGGTTCAAGCAGGGTTTAAGGCGGCCACTATAGCATGCCCTCGCCTCTAtgaattcaattattttctcGAATTCCATTACCAATACATTTCAATTCATCTCTCAATCACTTcaattccaattttttttccatttccttgaaaattcataacataaaaattTGATGTCCAGTGCCAACCCCCATATATTCTCTaccaaaaaaattgatcctTTGATTGCTTTTGATAAGAAACCCTCAATTCTATCCCTAATCAATTCAAAACCATCCACAGTTATGTGGAGAAACGTTGCAAAACAAGCCATTTTGAAACCCCAATCAAAGTCTCTCAATTTCCCTTCATTTCCAAGAACTCACAGCTTTTTAGGAGCCCCTCAAGAACCCATCTTTTTTGAGAAATCCAAGTTCCAT of the Populus nigra chromosome 7, ddPopNigr1.1, whole genome shotgun sequence genome contains:
- the LOC133700061 gene encoding uncharacterized protein LOC133700061, with the translated sequence MKPSKYSLSSCEFSAKEITVEFIIVKESCDGSSPVKSRQSFPVKRGELVWDRLKERTYRRLLRSTGIRLSPTVKADLIELVSRVAYSLPSHADHIFVCIITSEPSHYAKFNVVTGIHVDEDKEVSWDTVENPLLHVLQACKPPIPCLKKVKIDEDNVGSNEALCCAICLQDFSAASEAATTTCSHVYHPHCIVKWLLKSTTCPMCRSKLPTG